The genomic DNA TCGGCACCGCGGTGAACTCGATGGTCTCCGCCGGCACGGTCGTCTCCGGGGCGCACGTCGAGGGGTCCGTCCTGTCGCCGCGCTGCTTCATCCACAGCTACGCGCAGGTCACCGACTCGGTGCTGCTCGACCGCGTCCAGGTCGGGCGCAAGGCGCTGGTGCACCGCGCGATCCTGGACAAGGGCGTCGTCATCGACGACGGCGTGGAGGTCGGGGTCAACCACGACGCCGACCGGCGGCGCGGCCTCTACATCAGCGACAACGGCGTGGTGGTCGTCCCCAAGGGGAAGCGGATCTCCAACGACTGAGGCTGAGGCTGGGCTCCTCGGGGCCGCAGCGCTGGGGCGCCTTCTCCACCGGAGAAGGCGCCCCAGCGCGTCTGCGGGGCCTCAGCCCAGCTCGCGCAGGACCAGGCCGGTCCGCAGCTTCGGGGTGAAGAAGGTCGACTTGGGCGGCATCAGGAGCCCCTCCCGGGCGGTGCGCTCGATCTCGGCCATGCTCGTCGGCCGGATGAGGACGGCCGCGGTGGCGCCGCCTTCGCGCAGCACCTCCAGCACCTCGGCGACCCCGTGCTGATAGGTCACCTCGGCCGGGCAGTCGGTGAGCGCGTGCTCCAGGTAGGCCCCATCGAGGGCGCGCACCTCGGCGAACGCCTCCGGCTTCGGCTCGAGCCAACTGCTCGAGCCATCGGGGCGGACGAGGACCAGCGCGCCACGACGTACCATCTCCGGCAGCAGCGCCGGCGCGGCCGCGGGAGCCGGCGACACGACGAAGCTGGCCGCGAGGGCGCGCTCCAGCTCCTCCGCGCTGACCCCCTGGTAGAGCCGGTGAATGGCGTCGATGCTCAGCTGATCGGCGACGAGCTCGTTGACGAACGCGAGGGTCGCGTCGGCGGGGTTCGGCCCCTCGCCGTCGGCAGCGTGCCGCTCCTCGCGGTAGACGCGGGCGATGGCGTACCGGTGGTGGCCGTCGGCGATCAGGACGTCGTCGCCGCTGACCGCCGCCGAGATGGCGGCGATCCGGGCGGGGTCGTCGACGCGCTCGACGATGTGCTCGACCCCGTCGACGACCAGCGAGCCGACCGGCTCGCCGGGCTCCCGGATGGCGTCGGTCAGGCCGCGGGCCAGCGCGAGCCCCCACACCGGCGACATGTTCGTCCGGGTGGCCCGCGTCAGGTCGAGCCGGTCGGTCTTGGCCTTGGGCGTGGTCCGCTCGTGCGGCAGGGCGCCGCCCGTCTCCGGGTCGTTGACCTCCAGGGCCCCGAAGACCCCGTCGATGCTGCGCTGCCGGCCGGCCTCGTCGGTGAACCGCATCCGGTAGATCGTGAACGACGGGCGCTCGTCGCGGACGAGCGTGCCCTCCACGATCCAGGATCGCAGCTGGTCGGCGGCCCGCTCGTACCGGTCGTCGTCGCCCGCCGGCAGGTCCACGTGCACGATGTTGCGCGGGTCGCGGCCGGCGAGGGCGGCGACGTCGGCCGGGGACAACACGTCGTACGGCGGGGCGAGAACACTGTCCAGGGAGGTCCCCGGGGCATACCGAAGGGCGCGGAACGGTTGGAAGGTGGGCATGAGGCCCACGATAGGCGCCGCAGCGATCAGAGCTTGTGTTCCGGCCGGTTGCTGAACAACTGGACACCACCGATGGGGCGGAACCCGCCGGCGATCGCGCTGCCCAGGCCGTGCCCGTCGTAGACCGGGATCGTCGCGAGGACGACCTCGTACTCCGGGACGGTCGCCAGGGCGGCCGCGAACAGCGATTCGCCACGGCCGGGCGTCTGGTGGTTGACCTGGACGCTGATCTCCCGGATCCCCGCCACGCCGCGCCCGAGCACGACGATGTCCGGGTCGGCGTCGGCCGTCCCCAGCACCTGGATGTCCTGCCGGATCCGCTTCGCGTTCTCCACGAAGGGGTGTCGGGACAGGTCGGCGCGCGCGACCAGGGCCCCGCTGTTTCCCGAGCCGGTCCCGAGCGCCGACAGCAGCACCTGCTGCGGCCCGATCCACCCGGTTGCGCCAGCAAGCGCCGTCACCACGCGCGCCGAGAACGGCCCGTCGAAGCCGGTGGCGCCGAGGTCGATAAGCGTCTCGTCGGACACGTCGTACGACACCGCGAGGATCGAATGCCCGGTGAACCCCACGATCGCCTGCAGCGTCGGGATCCAGGGGGAGACCCGGGTCCACGCGCCGTCCTGGTGCGGGAACTGACCGGCCGCGACCGAACGCAACAGGCGCGCCAGCGGGTGGCGGGCCGTCGTCCAGGGCTCGGTCGCCGCGGCGGTCATCGGATCTCCTCGGGCACTTCTGCGTCAACGTTTAGCGCCGGACAGCGCCGTATGCATCTTGTCCGGCACCGCTCACATCGGCGAAACACCGACTCCCGATAGGGAATCCGCGCGATTTCCCGCCCGAACCGTCAGTCCCCCGAGCAGTGGAAGCCGCCGTCGACGTGGACGATCTCCCCCGTCGTCGCCGGGAACCAGTCCGACAGCAACGCCACGCAGGCCTTCGCCGCCGGGGTCGGGTCGGCCTGGTTCCAGCCCAGCGGGGCGTGCTGGCCCCACTCCGCGAACCGCCCGAACGCGGGGATCGACTTGGCGGCGGTGGTGCTGATCGGGCCCGCGGCGACGAGGTTGCAGCGGATGCCGGCGGCGCCGTACGTGCACGCGCAGTAGCGGTTCGTCGCCTCGAAGGCCGCCTTGGCCACGCCCATCCAGTCGTACCCCGGCCACGCCACGGTCGCGTCCAGCGTCAGCCCCACGACCGCGCCGCCGCCGCTCATGAGGGGGGCGCAGGCGGCGACGAGCGGCTTGAGCGAGTACGCCGAGATCTGCAGCGCCGGCGCGACGTCCTCCCAGCTCGCCCCCGCGAAGTCGAATGCCGGCTGGGGGGCGAACCCGATCGAGTGCAGGGCGCCGTCGAGGCCGTCGACGTGCTCGGCCAGCCGCTCCGCGAGCCGGTCGAAGTCCTCCTGGGAGGAGGCGTCGAGCTCCACCACCGGGGCGCGCTCCGGGAGCCGGCGCGCGATCGCGGAGGTGATCTTCGCCGCGCGGCCGAACGAGGTGAGCACGACCGTCGCGCCCTCCTCCTGCGCCAGGCGCGCCACGTGGAACGCGATGGAGGACTCGGTGAGCACACCGGTCACGAGGATTTTCTTGCCCTCGAGCAAAGCCATGAAGGTCCCTTCGATGTGGTGATGGGCGGGCGGGCCTCAGTGGCCCATGCCCAGGCCGCCGTCGACCGGCAGCACGGCGCCGGTCACATAGGCGGCGGCGTCGGAGGCGAGAAAGACGCAGGCGGCGGCCACGTCCGCGGGGTCACCGAACCTCCCGGAGGGGATCTGCGCGCGGTACGTCGTGCGCAGGTCGTCACCCAGCTCGGCCGTCATGTCGGTGTCGATGAAGCCCGGGGCCACGACGTTCGCGGTGATCGCTCGGCCGCCCAGCTCGCGCGTGATGGACCGCGCCACCCCGACCAGTCCGGCCTTCGTCGCGGCGTAGTTCACCTGGCCGGGCGAGCCGTTCAGCCCCACCACGCTGCCGACAAAGATCATGCGCCCCCGCTTGAGCCGGATCATGCCGCGGCTCGCCCGGCGAGCGCACCGGATCGACCCGACGAGGTTGGCCTGCAGCACCGCGTCGATGTCGTCATCGGACAACCGCAGCAGGAGCTGGTCGCGCGTGATCCCGGCGTTCGCCACCAGGATCTCCACCGGTCCCCCGAGCAGCTGCTCCGCCGCGTCGAACCCGGCGTCCACCGACGCCGTGTCCGTCACGTCCAGCGGCACCGCGGCCAGCCCGTCGGGGGCCTCCCCGGACCGACAGCCGACCACCACCCGGACGCCGTCCGCCGCGAGCGCCTGCGCGATCGCCAGGCCGATCCCTCGATTGCCGCCGGTGACCAGGGCCGTACGGGGGGCAGAGCGGTCGATCGCCATAGGGGTGAACCGTGACCTTTCGCTGAGGTGCTTGCTGGGGTTTGCACGTGCCGGGGCGCGCCCGAGGTGCGCCGTACCGGCCCCATCAGCGAACGTAACGAAAGAACGCACGGGACCCCCACGGAGGGCACGCACGAAGGAACTACGCTGGGGTTGTGTTCCGCCGCCAAAAGGAACCCACCAAGCCGGTCCACTCCATCAGCAGCGTCCCGACGTCGATCGCCGACGACCAGAGCGCGCGGATGCGCACGTACCTGATCTCGATGGGAATCCGTACCGCCTGCTTCATCATCGCGGCCGTCGCGTACGTCGTGACCGGCTGGGTCTGGCTGACCCTGCTGCTGTCCATCGCGGCCATCGTGCTGCCCTATCCCGCGGTGGTGCTCGCCAACAACAGCGGCAACCGCCAGTCCCACTTCGTGGTGCCCGCGACGCCCAGCCGCGAGATCGGGACCGAGGAGGACCAGCACCGCTCCCCCGGCGCCGGCGAGCACTGGTAGGCGGCCGCTAGCCCCCGATGGCGCTCATCGGGCGCGCGGGCTGGGTGAAGTCCGGGGCGCCGATACCGTGCCCGCGGGCCTTCCGCCACATCTCGCCCTTGATCAGCCGCACCAGCTCCGCGTCGTCGGCACCGTCCCGCAGCGGCCCGCGAAGATCTACCTCACCGCGGGCGAACAGGCAGTTGCGCACCATGCCGTCCGCCGTCAGCCGCACGCGATCGCAGGCCCCGCAGAACGGTGCCGTCACCGAGGCGATGATCCCCACCGTCGCGGGGCCTCCGTCGACCAGGAACAACTCCGCCGGCGCGCTGCCCCGGCTCTCGTCCGGCTGCGGCGTCAGCGCATGCCGCTCCTCGATCCGCGCGCGAATCTCGGCGGCCGAGATCATCTCCGCACGCTGCCAGCTGTGCTGGGCATCCAGCGGCATCTGCTCGATGAAGCGCAGCTCGTAACCTCGCTCGAAGCACCACTCCAGCAGATCGACGACGCCGGCGTCGTTGACGCCGCGCATCGCCACCGCGTTGACCTTCACCGGCCGCAGCCCGGCCGCGTCCGCGGCGGCGAGCCCCGCGACGACATCGTCCAGCCGGTCGCGCCGCGTCAAGGTCCGGAACGTCTCGCGGTCCACCGTGTCCAGGCTGACGTTCACGCGATCCAGCCCGGCAGCCGCCAACGCCGGAGCCAGCTGGGTGAGGCCGAGCCCGTTCGTGGTCATCGCCAGGTGTGGCCGTGGCTCCAGCGCGGCCAGGCGCCCGACGAGATCGGGCAGACCGGCCCGCAGCAGCGGCTCCCCACCCGTCAGGCGCACCTTCGTCACGCCCAGCCGGACGAAGATGCCCACGAGGCGCACCACCTCGTCGTCGGTGAGCATCTGCGGCTTGGCCATCCACGGCAAGCCCTCCGCCGGCATGCAGTACGTGCACCGCAGGTTGCAGTGGTCCGTCAGGGAGACACGCAGGTCCGTCGCCACCCGCCCGAACGCGTCCTCCAGGCGCAGCGGCGTACGTCGGCCCGCCGCGCCGCGGTCGGTCGAGCTGGGGTCTGCCGGCATTGGCCCAGCGTAAGGCGAGTACCGTCGAGGCCGTGCGGCGGACCCTGTTTACGAGGCGCTGGATGACGGCGTTCGCGGCGGCGACCGTCTTCTTCGTCGTCTGCCTCTACCTGGGTCGCTGGCAATGGGGGCGCCACGAAGACCGCAGCGCCTTCGCCGAAGCCGTCGCCACGAACTACGCCGCGCCCACCCATCAGCTCGACGCCGTCCTCCCCGCCGGATCGTCGCTGCCGGACCAGCGGCTGTGGTCCCGGGTCACCGTCACCGGCAGCTACGCGGCCGACGCCCAGCAGCTGGTGCGCAACCGACCGCAGAAGGTCACGTACGGCTACGAGGTGCTCGTCCCGCTCCGCCTCGACGACGGCTCCGCGCTGCTCGTCGACCGGGGCTGGGTCAAGAACGCCGAGACCGCCGACACCCTGCCCACCGTCCCGGCGGCCCCCGCCGGGCGGGTCACCGTCACCGGGTGGCTGCGGCAGGGCGAGGAGAGCCTCGGTCGCAACCTGCCGAGGGGCCAGCTCGCCTCGATCAACCTCGACGAGGCCGCCGCGGCCATGGGACAGCGCCTGCGCCCGGCGTACCTCGTCCTGCAGTCCGAGGACGACGGCACCGGCCGCGAACCCGCCCGACCCAAGCCCCTGCTGCCGCCCGACACCGACACCGGACCGCACCTCGCCTACGCGGTCCAGTGGTGGACCGGGTCGCTCGTCGGCTTCGTCATCGTCGCCGTCTACCTGCGCCGGGAGCTGCGCGACCAGGCCATCGCCGCCGGCACCCGCGCGGCCCCGGTGCCCAAACCCAAGCGCACCCGGATCTGGGACGAAGAGGACGAGTAGCCCGACCGCGCCGGGTCGCGCTGCGTCGCGCCGGGTCGCGCCGGATCGGGCTGGGGCGTCCCATCAGTCCGCGGCGGTCGATACCCCGTCGTCGCGGAACTGCGTGGTGTAGAGGTCGGCGTACAGGCCCCCGGCGGCCAGCAGCTCGGTGTGGGTGCCCCGTTGCACGACCCGGCCCCCGGCCACGACGAGGATCACGTCCGCGTCCCGGATCGTCGACAGCCGGTGTGCGATGACCAGCGCGGTGCGGCCGGATAGGGCCGCGTCGAGGGCCCGCTGCACCGCGGCCTCCGACTCGCTGTCGAGGTGCGCCGTCGCCTCGTCGAGGACGAGCACCCCGGGGCCCTTGAGGAGGAGCCGGGCGATGGCCAGGCGCTGCTTCTCCCCGCCCGAGAGCCGATGGCCGCGGTCGCCCACGACCGTCGCCAAGCCCTCCGGCAGGCTCGCGACCAGGTCCCACACCTGCGCGGCCCGCAGCGCGGCCTCCAGCTGCGCCGTGGTGGCGTCGGGGCGGGCGTAGCGCAGGTTCGCCTCGATGGTGTCGTGGAAGAGGTGCGCCTCCTGCGTCACCACCCCGACACTGCGCCGCAGGCTGGCGAACGAGGCGTCGCGCAGGTCGACGCCCCCGATGCGTACGGCGCCGGTCGTCGGGTCGTACAGGCGCGAGACCAGCGACGTGATCGTCGTCTTTCCCGCGCCGCTCGGTCCGACGAGAGCCACCAGCTGCCCCGGCGCCACGTCGAAGCTGACGCCGTGCAGCACGTCGCCACCCCCCGCCCGATCGCCGCTCGCGGTGCCCTCCAGGGAGGCGAGGGAGACCTCGTCGGCGCTCGGGTAGCGGAACGAGACGTCATCGAAGGTCACGCCCAGCACGGTGTCCGGCAGCTCGACCGGGTCGGTCCGCTCCGCGACCAACGCGGGCAGGTCCAGCACCTCGAAGACGCGCTCGAACGACACCAGGGCCGTGAGGACGTCGACGCGAACGTTGGACAGGGCGATGAGCGGGCTGTAGAGCCGGGCGAGCAGCGCCGTCAGGGCCAGCAGGGTGCCCACCGTGAGGGTGCCGTCGATGGCCAGGAGGCCGCCGACGCCGTACACCATCGCGGTCGCCAGCGAGGCGAGCAGCGTGAGCAGCACCATGAAGATCGACCGGTTCATGGCGATCCGCACGCCGATGTCGCGGACGGCGCCGGCCCGCTCGCCGTACTCCTGCGCCTCCTGCTCCGGCCTCCCGAACAGCTTCACGAGCAGGGCACCGGCGACGTTGAAGCGCTCGGTCATCCGGCTGGCGAGGTCGGCGTTGAGGTTCATCGACTGCCGGGTCAGCTCGGACAGTTTGGCGCCCATCCGCCGCGCGGGAATGAGGAAGAGCGGAAACAGCAGGACCGCGGCCAGCGTCAGCGGCCAGGACAGCGCCGCCATCGTCGCCACGATCACCGCCAGCGTGACCGCGTTGCT from Austwickia sp. includes the following:
- a CDS encoding N-acetyltransferase, whose product is MTAAATEPWTTARHPLARLLRSVAAGQFPHQDGAWTRVSPWIPTLQAIVGFTGHSILAVSYDVSDETLIDLGATGFDGPFSARVVTALAGATGWIGPQQVLLSALGTGSGNSGALVARADLSRHPFVENAKRIRQDIQVLGTADADPDIVVLGRGVAGIREISVQVNHQTPGRGESLFAAALATVPEYEVVLATIPVYDGHGLGSAIAGGFRPIGGVQLFSNRPEHKL
- the moaA gene encoding GTP 3',8-cyclase MoaA, whose amino-acid sequence is MPADPSSTDRGAAGRRTPLRLEDAFGRVATDLRVSLTDHCNLRCTYCMPAEGLPWMAKPQMLTDDEVVRLVGIFVRLGVTKVRLTGGEPLLRAGLPDLVGRLAALEPRPHLAMTTNGLGLTQLAPALAAAGLDRVNVSLDTVDRETFRTLTRRDRLDDVVAGLAAADAAGLRPVKVNAVAMRGVNDAGVVDLLEWCFERGYELRFIEQMPLDAQHSWQRAEMISAAEIRARIEERHALTPQPDESRGSAPAELFLVDGGPATVGIIASVTAPFCGACDRVRLTADGMVRNCLFARGEVDLRGPLRDGADDAELVRLIKGEMWRKARGHGIGAPDFTQPARPMSAIGG
- a CDS encoding ABC transporter ATP-binding protein, which produces MTMRSLTKDRMSGQRLQEGTVRRVLGYAGEFRARILLFLVLVVADSALVAAPPLLLKSIVDQGVMGRDAGLVVRLSLVVALLAVAGAVLTVAQRWCSSTIGEGLIYRLRTEVFEHVSAQPIAFFTRAQTGALVSRLNTDVIGAQQAFTSTLSGVVSNAVTLAVIVATMAALSWPLTLAAVLLFPLFLIPARRMGAKLSELTRQSMNLNADLASRMTERFNVAGALLVKLFGRPEQEAQEYGERAGAVRDIGVRIAMNRSIFMVLLTLLASLATAMVYGVGGLLAIDGTLTVGTLLALTALLARLYSPLIALSNVRVDVLTALVSFERVFEVLDLPALVAERTDPVELPDTVLGVTFDDVSFRYPSADEVSLASLEGTASGDRAGGGDVLHGVSFDVAPGQLVALVGPSGAGKTTITSLVSRLYDPTTGAVRIGGVDLRDASFASLRRSVGVVTQEAHLFHDTIEANLRYARPDATTAQLEAALRAAQVWDLVASLPEGLATVVGDRGHRLSGGEKQRLAIARLLLKGPGVLVLDEATAHLDSESEAAVQRALDAALSGRTALVIAHRLSTIRDADVILVVAGGRVVQRGTHTELLAAGGLYADLYTTQFRDDGVSTAAD
- a CDS encoding SURF1 family protein; translation: MRRTLFTRRWMTAFAAATVFFVVCLYLGRWQWGRHEDRSAFAEAVATNYAAPTHQLDAVLPAGSSLPDQRLWSRVTVTGSYAADAQQLVRNRPQKVTYGYEVLVPLRLDDGSALLVDRGWVKNAETADTLPTVPAAPAGRVTVTGWLRQGEESLGRNLPRGQLASINLDEAAAAMGQRLRPAYLVLQSEDDGTGREPARPKPLLPPDTDTGPHLAYAVQWWTGSLVGFVIVAVYLRRELRDQAIAAGTRAAPVPKPKRTRIWDEEDE
- the fabI gene encoding enoyl-ACP reductase FabI is translated as MALLEGKKILVTGVLTESSIAFHVARLAQEEGATVVLTSFGRAAKITSAIARRLPERAPVVELDASSQEDFDRLAERLAEHVDGLDGALHSIGFAPQPAFDFAGASWEDVAPALQISAYSLKPLVAACAPLMSGGGAVVGLTLDATVAWPGYDWMGVAKAAFEATNRYCACTYGAAGIRCNLVAAGPISTTAAKSIPAFGRFAEWGQHAPLGWNQADPTPAAKACVALLSDWFPATTGEIVHVDGGFHCSGD
- a CDS encoding DUF1015 domain-containing protein codes for the protein MPTFQPFRALRYAPGTSLDSVLAPPYDVLSPADVAALAGRDPRNIVHVDLPAGDDDRYERAADQLRSWIVEGTLVRDERPSFTIYRMRFTDEAGRQRSIDGVFGALEVNDPETGGALPHERTTPKAKTDRLDLTRATRTNMSPVWGLALARGLTDAIREPGEPVGSLVVDGVEHIVERVDDPARIAAISAAVSGDDVLIADGHHRYAIARVYREERHAADGEGPNPADATLAFVNELVADQLSIDAIHRLYQGVSAEELERALAASFVVSPAPAAAPALLPEMVRRGALVLVRPDGSSSWLEPKPEAFAEVRALDGAYLEHALTDCPAEVTYQHGVAEVLEVLREGGATAAVLIRPTSMAEIERTAREGLLMPPKSTFFTPKLRTGLVLRELG
- a CDS encoding DUF3099 domain-containing protein, which encodes MRTYLISMGIRTACFIIAAVAYVVTGWVWLTLLLSIAAIVLPYPAVVLANNSGNRQSHFVVPATPSREIGTEEDQHRSPGAGEHW
- the fabG gene encoding 3-oxoacyl-ACP reductase FabG, which produces MAIDRSAPRTALVTGGNRGIGLAIAQALAADGVRVVVGCRSGEAPDGLAAVPLDVTDTASVDAGFDAAEQLLGGPVEILVANAGITRDQLLLRLSDDDIDAVLQANLVGSIRCARRASRGMIRLKRGRMIFVGSVVGLNGSPGQVNYAATKAGLVGVARSITRELGGRAITANVVAPGFIDTDMTAELGDDLRTTYRAQIPSGRFGDPADVAAACVFLASDAAAYVTGAVLPVDGGLGMGH